The genomic interval ACTCGGCGCCAAGCCGCTGGTGATGCAGGTCCCGATCGGCGCGGAGAACGACTTCCGCGGCGTCGTCGACCTCGTCGAGATGAAGGCCTACGAGTGGCCGGACACGTTCCCCGAGGACGCCCCCGAGTTCGGCAAGAAGAAGGGCGATGCGGCGCTCGGCCAGTACCAGGCCGAGGTCCCGATCCCCGCGGAGCTCCAGGAGCAGGTCGACGAGTACCGGGCCAAGCTCGTCGAGGACGTCGCCGAGAGCACCGAGGAGCTCATGGAGGCCTACCTCGAGGAGGGCGACCTCACCGTCGACCAGCTCAAGGCCGGCATCCGTCACCTCACGGTGAACTCCGAGGCCTACCCGGTCTTCGCCGGCTCCGCGTACAAGAACAAGGGCGTGCAGCCCATGCTCGACGCGGTCGTGGACTACCTCCCCTCGCCCCTCGACGTCCCGCCGATGGTCGGCCACGACGTCAAGGACGAGTCCAAGGAGCTCACGCGCAAGCCGTCGACCGACGAGCCCTTCTCGGCCCTGGCCTTCAAGCTCGCGACCCACCCGTTCTTCGGCACGCTCACCTACGTGCGCGTGTACTCCGGTCACGTCAAGAGCGGCGACCAGGTCATGAACTCGACCTCGGGCAAGAAGGAGCGCGTCGGGAAGCTCTTCCAGATGCACTCCAACCAGGAGAACCCCGTGGACGAGGCCTTCGCCGGCCACATCTACGCGTTCATCGGCCTGAAGGACACCACCACCGGCGACACCCTGAGCGATCTGCAGAACCCGATCGCCCTGGAGTCGATGACCTTCCCCGAGCCCGTGATCTCCGTGGCCATCGAGCCCAAGACCAAGGGCGACCAGGAGAAGCTCTCCGCGGCGCTCCAGAAGTTCCTCAAGGAGGACCCGACCTACCAGGTCGAGCTGGACGACGAGACCGGCCAGACCGTCATCCGCGGCATGGGCGAGCTGCACCTCGACATCCTCGTGGACCGCATGCGCCGCGAGTTCAAGGTCGAGGCGAACATCGGCAAGCCGCAGGTCGCGTACCGCGAGACCATCAAGCGGACGGTCGAGAAGTTCGACTACACGCACAAGAAGCAGACCGGAGGCTCCGGCCAGTTCGGCAAGGTGCAGATCACCTACGCGCCCCTCGAGGACGCGGAGGAGGGCGTGTTCTACGAGTTCGAGAACCTCGTCACCGGTGGTCGCATCCCGCGTGAGTACATCCCGTCCATCGACGCGGGCATCCAGGACGCGCTGCAGTCCGGCGTCCTCGCCGGCTACCCGGTCGTGAACGTCCGGGCGCAGCTGATCGACGGTGCGTACCACGACGTCGACTCCTCGGAGATGGCCTTCAAGATCGCCGGCTCCATGGCGACCAAGGAGGCCCTGCGCCTCGCGAACCCGGTCATCCTCGAGCCGCTCATGGCGGTCGAGGTCCGGACTCCCGAGGAGTACATGGGAGATGTCATCGGCGACCTGAACTCGCGTCGCGGGCAGGTCCAGTCGATGGAGGACGCGAGCGGGGTCAAGATCGTCCGTGCTCTCGTCCCGCTGTCGGAGATGTTCGGATACGTCGGCGACCTGCGGTCCAAGACCCAGGGTCGTGCGGTGTACTCGATGCAGTTCGACAGCTACGCGGAGGTCCCGAAGACCATCTCGGACGAGATCGTCGCGAAGACCCGGGGCGAGTGAGGCAGCGGAGGGGAGACGGGTACACTCGATCCGCCTCTCCTCCGACCCCGCGGCGGAGGCCCGCAGGCCGGGCGCCCGCCGTCCCGAACCAGTAGTACCCAGATGAGACAGTCCTAGGAGGACACCACAATGGCCAAGGCCAAGTTCGAGCGGACCAAGCCGCACGTCAACATCGGCACCATCGGTCACGTCGACCATGGCAAGACCACGCTGACCGCTGCGATCTCGAAGGTCCTGTACGACCAGTACCCGGATCTCAACGAGAAGCGGGACTTCGACCAGATCGACAACGCGCCGGAGGAGAAGCAGCGCGGCATCACGATCAACATCTCGCACATCGAGTACGAGACCGAGAAGCGCCACTACGCGCACGTCGACGCCCCCGGCCACGCCGACTACATCAAGAACATGATCACCGGTGCGGCCCAGATGGACGGCGCGATCCTCGTGGTCGCGGCGACCGACGGCCCCATGGCCCAGACCCGCGAGCACGTGCTGCTCGCCCGTCAGGTCGGCGTCCCCTACCTGCTGGTCGCGCTCAACAAGTCCGACATGGTCGACGACGAGGAGATCCTCGAGCTCGTCGAGATGGAGGTCCGTGAGCTGCTCGGCTCGCAGGAGTTCGACGAGGACGCCCCCGTCATCCGCGTGTCCGCTCTCAAGGCCCTCGAGGGCGACGAGAAGTGGGTCAAGTCCGTCCAGGACCTGATGGCCGCGGCCGACGACAACATCCCGGACCCGGTCCGCGATCTCGACAAGCCCTTCCTCATGCCCGTCGAGGACGTCTTCACCATCCAGGGCCGCGGCACCGTCGTGACCGGCAAGGTGGAGCGCGGCAAGCTGCCGATCAACTCCGAGGTCGAGATCGTCGGCATCCGCCCGGCGCAGAAGACCACGGTCACCGGCATCGAGATGTTCCACAAGCAGATGGACGAGGCGTGGGCCGGCGAGAACTGCGGCCTGCTCCTTCGCGGCACCAAGCGCGAGGACGTCGAGCGCGGCCAGGTCGTCGTGAAGCCGGGTTCGATCACCCCGCACACCAACTTCGAGGCGCAGGTCTACATCCTGTCCAAGGACGAGGGCGGCCGTCACAACCCGTTCTACTCGAACTACCGTCCGCAGTTCTACTTCCGCACCACGGACGTCACCGGCGTCATCACGCTGCCCGAGGGCACCGAGATGGTCATGCCCGGCGACAACACCGAGATGTCGGTGGAGCTCATCCAGCCCATCGCCATGGAGGACGGCCTCGGCTTCGCCATCCGCGAGGGTGGCCGCACCGTCGGCTCCGGCCGCGTCACCAAGATCATCAAGTGATGATCGCGGGCGCGAGCCCGCAGACGTGAGCTGATCCCCCACGGGAGAGCTCGAAGGCCCCGGATCCATCCGCCGCACGGCGGGAGGATCCGGGGCCTTCGTCATGCCCGGCCGCCCCGAGCCTCCGCCGGGGGAGCAGAGGCCGGGACGCCGAGGCGAGAGCAGCCGGTCGCTCTCGCGTCCAGGCCGGCGCGTCGGGATCGGGTCCACGTCACTGCGAGACCGTCCCCGCGATGGAGGTCGTGCCGTGCCCGGAGCTGTGCCCGGAGCCGCACCCACCTGAGTGTCTGCGCCCGCGCACGTAGGCCCGCGCACCGCGTGGTGCAGCGGTGGGCGGGCCTGCGTCGTGGGGGAGCGGTGAGCGGGGTGCGCCCGGAGGAGCTCAGCGGCTCAGGGGCGCGGATCCCGGTGGGTTGCGTCGGTGGCGCCGTCGTCGTCGGTCTGCTCCGGATCCGCGGTCGGGGCCGACGCGGGCCTGCCGTACTGCGGCCGGGACGGGCTCGCGGCGGAGGCGCTGCGGGTGGGCGCGGGCGCCGCGGGCCTGCCGTACTGCGGGCGATTGCCCGCGGAGGGGGAGGCGTCGGCGCCGGTGGCGACTGACGACGCGTCGTCGCTCCGGGTGCCCTCCGCGGCGTACGCGGATGACGGGGCGGAGGCGTCCTGGAGCCGCTGGGGACCGGTGCCGCCCGCGGATCCGGCGGCGCTCTGCGCACCGTAGTCGCCGTGCGGCGGGCGTACGGGCTGCGGGGAGCCCGCTGCGGCGGGCACGACGGGCGCGCCGTTCGCGCCGCGGCCGGCGCCCTGCGGCGCGGCGGGACCGGGCGGGGTCGCGCCCGCCGCGAGCAGAATGCTGCGGGCGGCCTGCGCGTGGCTGTGCTCGACCATCAGCTCGTACTGCATGGGGATGGTCGCGGTCATCGAGGTGAAGTCGCGGTTGCCGCCCGTGGCGGCGTAGCCGATCGCCGACCAGATGGTGAAGAAGACGACCCCGAACAGCACGCCCGAGATCACCGTCTGCAGCAGATGGCCGGAGAACAGGGCGAGCAGCAGCCCGATGAACAGACCCATCCAGACGCCGCTCAGCGCGCCGTTCAGCAGGACCTTGCGCCACGTGCGGCGTCCCGTGACCCGCTCCATGAGCTTGAGGTCGGTGCCCACGATCATCGTGTTCTCCACCGGGAACTCGGCATCCGCGAGCGCATCCACCACGGCCTGCACCTCGGCATAGGTGCTGTACGTGCCGAGCGAGCGCGGATACTCGAGCTTGTAGAGCCGCGCCGTCAGAGGTGAGGGCTGCTGCTGAGGCTGTGTCATGCACGCGAGCCTAGAGGACGGATCAGGGCGGCACCGAGGTATCGCCTGGACGTCCGCTGGATGTCGACGGGGTGCGCGCCCCGCACGGCCGCCCGGCGACGACCGACGACCGGGCCCGTTACGTGTTCGTGACCGACTGGGTGCTCAATCGATCAGATCTACGCAAGGTGCGCATTATGATCGTGGCACGAGGAACGCCGACGACGACGTCACGGCACCTCGCCTCGATGGTCCGACGACACCCTGTCCACTCAATGACGAAAGCAGGAGACCATGGACTCCTCTCAGGACTCTTCCGACATGATGACACCTCTCGAGCGCCTCGCGGCCTCGCGGCGGAGCTTCCTCGCCCTCGCAGGGGCCGGCGGCGGCGCGGTCGCGCTCTCGGCCTGCGCGGGCGGCGGGGGAGGGGACGACTCCTCGTCCGGCGGCGATGCGGCCGACGGCGGCGGCGACAAGTCCGACGACAACCCGTTCGGCGTGAAGTCCGGATCCAGCGTGGACGTCGTCATCTTCGACGGCGGCTACGGCGACGACTACGCGAAGGACGCCGGCAAGGCGTTCGAGAAGCTCCACTCGGACATCACCCCCAAGGTCTCCTCGACGGTGAACATCCAGCCCGAGCTGCAGCCGCGCTTCGTCGGCGGCAACCCGCCCGATCTCTTCGACAACTCCGGCGCCCAGTCCATGAACGTCTCCGCGCTCATCAACCAGGGCGAGCTCGCCGATCTCCAGCCCCTGCTGGACGTGAAGGGCGTGGACGGCACGGCCATCAAGGACACCCTGCTGCCGGGCTCCACGGATCCGGGCACCTACTCGGGCAAGTTCCTGGCGATGAACTACGTGTACACGGTGTACGCCCTGTGGTTCTCGAAGAAGCAGTTCGACGAGAAGGGCTGGTCGGCCCCCAAGACCTGGGACGACATGATGTCCCTCGGCGAGGAGATCAAGAAGACCAAGGCCTACCCGTTCTCCTACGGCGGCCAGAACGCGTCGAGCTACTACATGGAGCTCGCGCTCACCATGGCCATCAAGGAGGGCGGCGACGAGGTCCGCAAGAAGCTCGACTCCCTCGACGCCAAGGCCTTCGAGCAGGACGCCGTGGTCAAGGCGTACGCGGCCCTCGAGGACGCCGTGAAGGCCAAGTTCTTCGCCCCCGGCGGCGAGGGCATCAAGCACACCCAG from Brachybacterium kimchii carries:
- the tuf gene encoding elongation factor Tu — its product is MAKAKFERTKPHVNIGTIGHVDHGKTTLTAAISKVLYDQYPDLNEKRDFDQIDNAPEEKQRGITINISHIEYETEKRHYAHVDAPGHADYIKNMITGAAQMDGAILVVAATDGPMAQTREHVLLARQVGVPYLLVALNKSDMVDDEEILELVEMEVRELLGSQEFDEDAPVIRVSALKALEGDEKWVKSVQDLMAAADDNIPDPVRDLDKPFLMPVEDVFTIQGRGTVVTGKVERGKLPINSEVEIVGIRPAQKTTVTGIEMFHKQMDEAWAGENCGLLLRGTKREDVERGQVVVKPGSITPHTNFEAQVYILSKDEGGRHNPFYSNYRPQFYFRTTDVTGVITLPEGTEMVMPGDNTEMSVELIQPIAMEDGLGFAIREGGRTVGSGRVTKIIK
- the ngcE gene encoding N-acetylglucosamine/diacetylchitobiose ABC transporter substrate-binding protein, coding for MMTPLERLAASRRSFLALAGAGGGAVALSACAGGGGGDDSSSGGDAADGGGDKSDDNPFGVKSGSSVDVVIFDGGYGDDYAKDAGKAFEKLHSDITPKVSSTVNIQPELQPRFVGGNPPDLFDNSGAQSMNVSALINQGELADLQPLLDVKGVDGTAIKDTLLPGSTDPGTYSGKFLAMNYVYTVYALWFSKKQFDEKGWSAPKTWDDMMSLGEEIKKTKAYPFSYGGQNASSYYMELALTMAIKEGGDEVRKKLDSLDAKAFEQDAVVKAYAALEDAVKAKFFAPGGEGIKHTQAQTDWVTGKSVLYPSGSWIENEQRGVTPKDYEMTAAPAPTLSSGGKMPYEAIHGTAGEPFVVPSKGKNTAGGMEFLRVMLSKEQATNFTTLTGSPTVVKDAAPSDEDASTALQATLKMISDAGENAFTFNLIDWYNLGPDTVTQWTEFLSGRVGADELREKQQKMIDKVREDDSVEKFDVK
- the fusA gene encoding elongation factor G, translated to MALAVLSDLTKVRNIGIMAHIDAGKTTTTERILYYTGVNYKIGETHDGAGTMDWMEQEKERGITITSAATTCYWHDSQINIIDTPGHVDFTVEVERSLRVLDGAVAVFDGKEGVEPQSETVWRQADKYDVPRICFVNKMDKLGADFFFTVRTIVERLGAKPLVMQVPIGAENDFRGVVDLVEMKAYEWPDTFPEDAPEFGKKKGDAALGQYQAEVPIPAELQEQVDEYRAKLVEDVAESTEELMEAYLEEGDLTVDQLKAGIRHLTVNSEAYPVFAGSAYKNKGVQPMLDAVVDYLPSPLDVPPMVGHDVKDESKELTRKPSTDEPFSALAFKLATHPFFGTLTYVRVYSGHVKSGDQVMNSTSGKKERVGKLFQMHSNQENPVDEAFAGHIYAFIGLKDTTTGDTLSDLQNPIALESMTFPEPVISVAIEPKTKGDQEKLSAALQKFLKEDPTYQVELDDETGQTVIRGMGELHLDILVDRMRREFKVEANIGKPQVAYRETIKRTVEKFDYTHKKQTGGSGQFGKVQITYAPLEDAEEGVFYEFENLVTGGRIPREYIPSIDAGIQDALQSGVLAGYPVVNVRAQLIDGAYHDVDSSEMAFKIAGSMATKEALRLANPVILEPLMAVEVRTPEEYMGDVIGDLNSRRGQVQSMEDASGVKIVRALVPLSEMFGYVGDLRSKTQGRAVYSMQFDSYAEVPKTISDEIVAKTRGE
- a CDS encoding general stress protein gives rise to the protein MTQPQQQPSPLTARLYKLEYPRSLGTYSTYAEVQAVVDALADAEFPVENTMIVGTDLKLMERVTGRRTWRKVLLNGALSGVWMGLFIGLLLALFSGHLLQTVISGVLFGVVFFTIWSAIGYAATGGNRDFTSMTATIPMQYELMVEHSHAQAARSILLAAGATPPGPAAPQGAGRGANGAPVVPAAAGSPQPVRPPHGDYGAQSAAGSAGGTGPQRLQDASAPSSAYAAEGTRSDDASSVATGADASPSAGNRPQYGRPAAPAPTRSASAASPSRPQYGRPASAPTADPEQTDDDGATDATHRDPRP